A window of Rhipicephalus microplus isolate Deutch F79 chromosome X, USDA_Rmic, whole genome shotgun sequence genomic DNA:
ATTGAAGCAAGATGGGGTCTACATATGCCAAAATATTTAAATGCGGGATCTCGCGGACAAGAGTTTTTGGGGGGAAGTTAAGGAAATAAATGCACCACAAGCACAACCACACGTACTTTCAGGTCCTGAAATCTACGAGGGTTACACAGTAAGTAGATCACACAAAATATTACCAGGAACTTTGAGATTGCTTCTTTTGCGGGGTTCACACCTGGTGCTCCTTTCCTTGTGGATCTTCACACCTTGGGTATCTTCGTGGTTGCTTGCTATTCAGAAACTTTTCTTGTTGCCTTTTAAAGAAGTGCTAACATGATTTTGAGACATTGCAAAAGGGACATTTTTGGTTCCCTTGGTGTGTGGTGTCAACGCTCAGCACGCACCGGTGTCGgacgttctgaaaaaaaaatttttttttttgtttaaagttGTCATCTATGAGCATCTGCAAGTTGGCCCCATCGCAATGGACATTCTCCTGACGAGTCCCAacagtttttatttttatttatttacagcataCTGCTGTGAATACTGCTGTGGCCCAAGCAGGAGCGGCAAGGTACAAAATAAACGTACAATTTACAATTGAAAATCTCAAACGAAAATGCCTGATAAACAACTCTAAATCGAAAAGGATTAAAAACAGTGAGGATGTGATTCTGTATTGATTCAGGCGAGTTCAGATGATGAAAAGGTATCAGGTTCTATTTTTCAATAGTTCAGGGGAAAAAAAATACTTTACAAAGTTCAGTTCTGGCAAGATAAGGAGAGTGAGCGAGTGGGAATGACGAGTTTTCCTAGTTTCAGAAAAGCTTATGTAAGGTCTGGGATCTATTAAAAATTTACTACTAAAGAAAGAACGAAGGAACTTCAGTCAGGAAATCTTACACCTGATTCAGAGTTTGAAATCCGTTGGAGTGTAAAAGCTTAGTAACAGCATCATTGCGGCTGCATTTAGAAAAAATGAATCTCATGTCTTTTCTCTGTATTCTTTCAAGAGCATCAATGCTGCTTTTGATGAAGGGATCCCAAATAATGCAGGCTTATTCTAACTTGGGTCTGATGAGAGTCGTATAAGCTAAAGTTTTCACATCATGGGGTGCATGCTTAAGCTTGTGGCAAAGAAGACAATTTTCTGAAAGCCGAAGAGGTGATGTTAGGAATGTGGGTGCTCCAAGTAAGGTTGTTAGTAAGAGTAACTCTTTGTATTCATTAACTTCAGCCGTTTATTGCTCCACTTAAAAATATGGTTTAATGCTGAACTAAGCAACAACTGATCTTCAACTGTATTAATCTCATTAAAAatgatgcagtcatctgcgaaaagatgGACAATGACAGGGGCTTGTACGGTATCTACTATGTCGTTACAATAAATAAGAAATAATGGAGAGCCAAGCACACTTTCTTGGGGGACCCCAGAGGCCACCGAGAAAGAATCAGATTGCTGTCCGTTAATCACAACACGCTGTTCCCGATACATTAGGTGAGCAGTTATCCATGACAGGATAAAGCCAGGAAATTTATCGATATGTAATTTGTAGATTAATTTGTCATGAGGGACTACATCAAAAGCTTTTTGAAAATCTAAAAATTTGGCCATTTGGCCACCTTTGTCAGGGACAGAAACGAACAAATGCATGACTGTACTCAATTGGGTGACAGTTCATAGACCCTTCCTGAAGTCATGTTGAAAGGGAGTTAGAATTTTATGCCCATTTAAGAATTTACTCATGTAGTCTGCAATGATATGCTCAAATATTTTGCAAGACTACGATAAAATAGAAATCGGACGGTAATTTAAGGCGTAAAAAGGTAACCCTTTTTCATTATTGGGACAATACGTGTATGTTTTTTATTGGGTGGAAGCATCACGGATTCTAGAGAGGCCTGAAAGACTGGTACAAGAAATTTACTACGTCACTAGTTAAGATATGTTGCATAGAGCCATAATCTACTTCGTATAATGCACCAAAGATACAGCAGTTGGTAAATGCAGATAGATGTAAAGGCACCGTATGTGAAGCATTTCTGGAATTCATGGTTAGCAGTTGGCTTACATAGGTAGTTATTAGGATTTCAATAGAGCTCGGGCACCACTGAATTCTACACTGTGATAGTAACACAGTCATGCAACCCCATCTTTTTTGGAGCCTTCTCTGCTTTCACAAGTTTGGAGAGGAGATGTCCTATTTAATATTCATTCTGGTAACGATTGTTTTTTGCATGCATAATGCACAAGAGCATGGGTTCGATTTCTGGCCTCGATGACTACATTTTGATAGTGGTGAAATTCATAAAATGCTAAAATACTCAGTTTTAGGTGCATGTGAACACAGCTTCAGGCAGTCTAAATTAATCTACCCGCCGTGGCGTGCTGCATCATCACAGTGTGGTTTTCACACTTGTAACCCCAATATTTCATATACCACTGTTTTGATTGGAGATCACTTAATGATGTCTATGTCATGTGTTTTGCCATAATGGCTAGCATGGCTAGGAATTATGCAATAATGCTGAATTATGTCTCCCCCTCCataaaaaaaatttgtttacCAGTGTACCCAGTTAATTGAAGAAGCTTTACGTTTACAGCAAGCATCATCGAGAAAACCCAACCAGctgcagtaagaaaaaaaaagtgtaaagaCAACTATATATCAACTAGAGGATTGCCAAGTATTGCTTGTGCTGAACAGTGGAGAAATTTGCGTTGAAGCCAGTGCTTTCATGATGTTGGCTTTCCAGTCACTGCACCCCTAtcatctgtcaatttttttcctctttctgaaAACTATACATAGGGCATCAGACAAACAATCACAGTCATTTACCTAATGCACCATATAAATGATAGTAAAGAAACTGACAGGCAACTGAACATGCCAAGAAAGGGTTTACACAGCTACCTTGCACTGCACCAAGGCCATACCCAGGAGGCATTCTGACAACCCCAAAATTATTAGTGACATTATATATTACTCCTCAGGACAACTTTCCTATGCCATACGTATAGGGGGTATCCACAAGGCGCCAACACCATCGTCGCGTCATTTTGAAGGTCTGTCTATAAGCGCAGTCTTGCTGTCCATGTTTCGGTGTGCAGGAGTGGTTTTGGAGGTCTCTACAGTCAGATACAATTGTTGAGGTCCGCAGCATTTCCTCTTCAAAGACAGACGAATACAAGCCAGCACCAACGTATGCGCACTCCAGACTGGCATCATGAGCTAGATGGCCGGTAAATCCGTCTTCAATGAACATTTCCGAGTGCATCGCGCAAGACTATTTCTTTATTCACGAAGGCGATCCGCTTAAGAGCTTTGGTCGTCTGGTCGGAGCATCTCCAGACTTCTTAAGTTGTATTGAACTAGTCATCCAAATCGTCGTACGAATCCGACACAGCGCATTTAGCAAGTTTTTTGTGCAAACCTACAACATAGAACCTTGCCACAAGCACTTGTCGGGGATGACGTCAAGTGCATACACCCTACATGCCAATATAACATCTCACAATTTTACACTGTTAAATAGCGAGAATTCTCTTGATTCACTTGCACGAAGAAGTAGAAAATTTTCACAGTGTTCCCTGCAATGCACCTCCAAAGGTAAATTCCTAGTCACAGCCTAACACAATGCTACACAGTAGCTGCAACTAAATCAGTAAAAAGAGATAGACTTCTCTGTTGTCAAGATTTATTTTGTGAAACACTAGGACAGCATACTTGAGTGTCATCTACAAGAACACCTAATTTGAGCTGAAAAGGCTCTAGGCAAACAGCAGAGATCATCAAATATTACCAAAGTTGGAAGGCCAGTATATGCGCATGCATTGCATCAACACCATTCAGAATTTTCTGTAGCAAACAGACACTCCTGGCAGCAGGCCTAAAAAATAGAGCAAGGAAGACACTACGTAAAATCCAAGAATGTGATGTGGCATTCTGCAAGCTTTTCCAGAAGTATTTCTTGCCTTTGCTCTAGGTGACATTTTATTCCCCACAGAGCAAATAGCAGGCACATTGACTCAAGTGACACTAGGTCTGTATTCTAGATCACTTGCAGAAGTTAATAAAGGCAGAACTTTCTCCCATTTTGGCATGAGAAACTTCAACTTGGTTCTCATGCGTGCAAACAAATTAAACACCGAAATGATTAAGAGGCTTTTCTGTGGATACAGTGTTACTTGAAacacctcacacttctatttttgtTGCAGTTTACTTTTCAGTACTGATTAAAGAAAGTTAGAGCCTGGTATTTGAAATTAACTTGGCCAAGTACTAATGGTACTGATTAAACTGACACTAAAACATAATCCACTCTAATTTGCACAAGTACTTAAGGCATTTGAAAAGAaagaagtttttatttttttagtaaAAAGGCAAGTTTTGCCAGCAGCGGTTCCATTACATGAGTCACGTGTTGCCTTAGAAGCACAACAGCATCCAACAACTTGTCTAATGTTGCAAGACAAAAATACACAGCTGTGAATCTACTATCTTTCTTTTTAAACCAGCAACACacatttttactttctttttcttagaCACAATTCAACTTTTAGTCCATTTCCTGGCTGGTGCAGAAGCAAACGCTTGTACATGACGCTGAAAGGGGTTAATGAAACCAGTTACATACATTCATAAGTGTCGGCAGGATATTTTCCAAGGGGTGGTGGAAAGCCTTGTTACATCGTACTTGGGGGCGGCAGCGCTGGTGCAGCTTAGGTGGGGGAAAGTGGCGATGTGGTTTGAGGGGGGTAGGTGCCCCTTTTGGACCCACCTGCTAAGACTCAGGTAAAAATTCACAGTAACCTGCTGGCCAAGACACATTTCTGTCATTATCAAGCACAGATTAATGAATGCCTCAATTTATTTGACAATATACCTCAGCAATATATATTTCTAGATATCAAAGAACCTTAAAGTgacctttcttatttttgtaagTTTGTTACAGGGAAGCTCACATTATTTTATTCTTTCAAGACTGCAAGCTCATTGAGCTTGATTCTCAGATGAAGTCGAATTGCAATAATTTTCTTTATATCACGAAATTTATAAGATTTAGTTTGATAAAACCAGGGCTCTTCAGCACAGGCAATGGTACTTGCTAGCCTGGTTCACGAGTGCCAGTTCCAATGAAGTTAACAAGAACACTACTTTCTGGCACAATATGCACAAAATGACTAGGCCAATATACAAGTGCTCAAAGTGTATATTACTTGATGTAATATACACTTTGCAACAAGCAGCAACACTGACAACAGGCACAAGATGTACttgtaaagctttctttttttttttttttgactagcTATTAAAGCATCACAGGCACACAAAGCACATTTTCTGGAAACATTACAAATGCCACTAAATTTGCCTGGAAAGGCACATTGCAGAATGCTAATGTGTTGACATTGACCAACGCTACTTGTGAGCACAAGCTTTGGATATCTAACTCAACCAGGGGCATAGATAAAGCAGcgtctcctctattttatcaatgccagccagatgcaccgatccagctgttcaccacgctatcctctagccctttcctgatctcacccatcgcctagccttcgcaTGTGCTTTGCAGTCACGATGGAGAAAACCTCTCATGCAGTTCCTCATGATGGAAATCATATGAAGTCATTTTTTGTtaagttgtgtacagatccgtgggaCAGCATCTAGCACTCCTAATGTTTACAATATTGGCAGTCACACTGGCTCTGTAAcagatacggtgttttgagatagcgtgtcaccattcatggcgctatgcgggcaaccaatggcGAAGCGGCACTGAAATGCTTCTGCATGCGCTGTGATGCGGTGGCGGCATTGCTTCGAcccacaaagaaggagcacgaaggaacaaaTCGGACAGACTTCTGATATTGGTGTAGGAAACACGCGTATCGAATCTTCGAGGAAAAGTGCCCAGAAGCATGTGTGACGCTACCCATCATGTAGCGTCACATTACGACCACTTTCCGCTCTAAGGCGGACCGCCGGCTCCCATTGATAAGcgtgcgtttgcactggcattaaAAAAAGTAAAGGAGGCATTGGATAGAGTAACTGTCACGAACAGTACAAATCATGCCTAGtatttttcctttccagcaatgAAGCCTTGAAACTATGTGAACCTTCCATGTATTAATGCGAAATGTTAGCACTAATGCAAAAGGTCAGGAAGTGAGAGCTACTTTTGTCTGCTGCAGCTTCGAATAGCATTCGACAAGTGGATGTAAGATGCGGTTCAATTTGGTTCGAACCTGCACCTCTATTGGCAACCCAGTTGAAGTCTCGGCACCAGCATGCCAAGCAGCATACACAAGTGCTTCACTCTGCAACTGACCACAGCTATTTTGGCGCCATGTGCATCCAGAAGCACTCAATTGATACACTCCTTCAGTTGTCCAAAAAGCCCACAGGCTTGGCAACACACCACGGAAAGATCCCTGCAAGCTCGATTCTTCCAGCAAAGAGCCATCTGTTAAATCATAGAGCTGCACAGCAGAGTCTTCAAACAGACAGAGAGTTGATGCAATTATGCAGCAGCCCATAACACGAGGGGACACATCTTGCAGGATTGTCTGCCGCAGAACATCTCCTGACGAGCTCAACATGATAACCGAGTTGTCCTTGAGAAGGAGACACAGGCAGTTGGCCAAAGGGGACACACAACTGTGGTTGACAACAGCAGCGTGTGTTTGCACCTGCCAGAACCGAATATGCCTTTTGTAGAAAGCAGCCATGTCTAACGGTGATGACAGTGTCGTGGTTAAAAAGACTGCCTGTTTTGCCAAAGAGCCCATTTTAAAGTCATGGGTGTAACCAAACGAAAGATAGATATTCGGCGGATCTGGGAGACATGGGATAACTACTGCAGCATGCCGCAACACGTGCAAACGGAAAGGCGGTAACCTGTGGGCCAGACACTGTACGTTCGGGAGGGTGTCAATGTCTGTTGCAACGGAGCACTGCCACAACGAGTACCCCACTTCGTCGCGGAATTGGCTTGACCGCTGAACCCAGAAGAGATTGCTTCCACTACAGATGCCAGTATATTCGACAGTAGAAGTCGTGTCCAATGGCAGGTGAAACTTAATACCGTCAATCCACCCATCGCCACGACTGTAGCGCAAAGTACGGACAGTGCCATCATcgaaaacaagaacaacaagattGCTACTAGCACTCAATAGATCTCGCAAAGGTGCATCCAGCGGTATCTTGAATGGCTTATCCGGGCTGGATGGAGAGAAGCTGACACAGCACGCGTACAAATTTTCATCACCGTtcaatatataaaacaaatggTTCACACGCACACACCACAACTTCGCAATGCTGGCTGGTTCCAAGTTCGCAGTAGGCAATGGTACCGGCACGGCTTGGTAGCGATTGCGTTCGTCCGAGGAAGAAATAAAAGGCAGCATGGCTAGGCTACCGAAGCACAGGATCTTCACAAAATTAGTCACTTCACGCACAGCTGacgtttgtttttcttatttacatgGTCAATAAACAAAGCTTGTCATACCGATTTATCAGCAGAccagaaaggaaaaagaaatttaCTCCTTTAGATTTGCTTAAGTTATGCGCGGCACAATGCACAACCACGCAAGTTGACCCACATTTTCTACATCTTTTAACACCTACTTATTTCGGATCAGGATACGTCAGACCTACAAAGGAAGCGGAAGCAATTGCTTTATGTATGGACAAGTAGTTTCAAGAAGCATGgatgaagaaaaaattgttttgacCTTTGACCCTCACATCTCCACGAAGCAGATTACATGGCTGCATGCATAAAGTTTTATATAATAGTTTATTGCTGTAAGAAACTCTATAACTGCATGCATAGATTTTCTCACAAAATTATgtttttgagaaactctatggcttcATGCACGTGGCATAAAGCTGCATATTAATTATGTGATGCATGGCTTTGTTTCTTCTTTGCAGCTATGTTTTAAATTTAGAGCAACGCACTGTAGATGTTGTATCCCAAAATTTAGTGCAAGCTTAACGTATTTACATGCTTCAGTtcccatcatcatcagcagcaaagCGTTCGCGCGCTTTGCTGTGCTAGAGC
This region includes:
- the LOC119175790 gene encoding uncharacterized protein LOC119175790, coding for MLPFISSSDERNRYQAVPVPLPTANLEPASIAKLWCVRVNHLFYILNGDENLYACCVSFSPSSPDKPFKIPLDAPLRDLLSASSNLVVLVFDDGTVRTLRYSRGDGWIDGIKFHLPLDTTSTVEYTGICSGSNLFWVQRSSQFRDEVGYSLWQCSVATDIDTLPNVQCLAHRLPPFRLHVLRHAAVVIPCLPDPPNIYLSFGYTHDFKMGSLAKQAVFLTTTLSSPLDMAAFYKRHIRFWQVQTHAAVVNHSCVSPLANCLCLLLKDNSVIMLSSSGDVLRQTILQDVSPRVMGCCIIASTLCLFEDSAVQLYDLTDGSLLEESSLQGSFRGVLPSLWAFWTTEGVYQLSASGCTWRQNSCGQLQSEALVYAAWHAGAETSTGLPIEVQVRTKLNRILHPLVECYSKLQQTKVALTS